From the Sphingomonas aliaeris genome, one window contains:
- the rplM gene encoding 50S ribosomal protein L13, with amino-acid sequence MKALMKTTKSVKPYEVEKKWHIIDADGLVVGRMASIVANILRGKHKPSFTPHVDCGDNVIIINADKVRFTGNKLKDKIYYKHTGYAGGIKGITAGKVLEGRFPERVIEKAIERMIPRGPLGREQMRNLRVFAGSEHPHAAQDPQVLDIGSMNRKNKVGA; translated from the coding sequence ATGAAGGCGCTGATGAAGACCACCAAGTCGGTCAAGCCGTACGAGGTGGAGAAGAAATGGCATATTATCGATGCCGATGGTCTGGTCGTCGGCCGCATGGCGTCGATCGTCGCGAACATCCTGCGCGGCAAGCACAAGCCGAGCTTCACCCCGCACGTCGATTGCGGTGACAATGTCATCATCATCAACGCGGACAAGGTGCGGTTCACGGGCAACAAGCTCAAGGACAAGATCTACTACAAGCACACCGGTTATGCCGGCGGCATCAAGGGGATCACCGCGGGCAAGGTGCTCGAGGGCCGCTTCCCGGAGCGCGTGATCGAGAAGGCTATCGAGCGGATGATCCCGCGTGGCCCGCTCGGCCGTGAGCAGATGCGCAACCTGCGCGTGTTCGCCGGCTCCGAGCATCCGCACGCCGCACAGGACCCGCAGGTCCTCGACATCGGCAGCATGAACCGCAAGAACAAGGTGGGCGCATAA
- a CDS encoding TlyA family RNA methyltransferase: MPKTRVDQLLVDRGLVESRTRAQALIMAGLVFAGTRKIEKPGQSIADDIALDVRGRDHPWVSRGGIKLAHALDYFDWDVTDVVAIDVGSSTGGFTDVLLSRGASRVYAVDSGTNQLAWKLRQDDRVVVHEQTSARILTASHIPDPVDLIVCDASFIGLAKVLETPISFVRPGGRMVALIKPQFEAGREEVGRGGVVRDAAVHSRVCDEVSEWLKNKDWMVEGVVESPIKGPEGNIEFLIAATKPE, encoded by the coding sequence ATGCCCAAGACCCGTGTCGATCAATTGCTCGTGGATCGCGGCCTTGTCGAAAGCCGCACCCGTGCACAGGCTCTCATCATGGCCGGCCTGGTATTTGCCGGCACTCGCAAGATCGAAAAACCCGGCCAGTCGATCGCCGACGACATCGCGCTCGACGTTCGCGGCCGCGATCATCCTTGGGTATCGCGCGGCGGAATCAAGCTCGCCCACGCGCTCGATTATTTCGACTGGGATGTAACGGATGTCGTCGCGATCGACGTCGGCTCCTCGACTGGCGGCTTTACGGACGTCCTGCTCAGTCGCGGTGCCAGCCGGGTCTATGCCGTGGATAGCGGCACGAACCAGCTTGCGTGGAAGCTGAGGCAAGACGACCGTGTAGTCGTGCACGAACAAACCAGCGCTCGTATCCTTACAGCTTCGCACATTCCCGATCCCGTCGACCTGATCGTTTGCGATGCTAGCTTTATCGGGTTGGCAAAAGTGCTCGAAACCCCGATTTCATTCGTGCGCCCCGGCGGCAGGATGGTCGCGTTGATCAAACCACAGTTCGAAGCGGGCCGAGAAGAAGTCGGAAGGGGCGGGGTGGTACGGGACGCGGCGGTTCATTCACGCGTCTGCGACGAAGTTTCGGAGTGGCTGAAAAATAAGGATTGGATGGTCGAAGGCGTCGTCGAAAGCCCGATAAAGGGGCCGGAAGGGAACATCGAATTCCTAATCGCTGCAACCAAGCCCGAGTGA
- a CDS encoding type III secretion system chaperone family protein codes for MLDVEDHGDDAAPIDMLESYFSAHGWENERLDDEVIAQVKGSWTTYELRALWREEDSVLQFLAFPDIRVTDERRSAVYEAIGLINEQLWVGHFELWSSSGILLYRHAAMIEGEGGTLSLASAELMVESAIDECERFYPVFQFVMWGGKTPNEALAAAMTDTQGEA; via the coding sequence ATGCTTGATGTTGAAGATCATGGGGACGACGCGGCGCCGATTGATATGCTGGAAAGCTATTTTTCTGCGCATGGTTGGGAAAACGAGCGCCTCGACGATGAGGTGATCGCTCAGGTGAAGGGGAGCTGGACTACTTATGAGCTTCGTGCACTTTGGCGCGAAGAAGATAGTGTACTTCAGTTCCTCGCTTTCCCAGATATTCGCGTGACGGATGAGCGGCGCTCGGCGGTCTATGAGGCGATCGGACTGATCAACGAGCAATTGTGGGTCGGCCATTTCGAACTGTGGTCGTCGAGCGGCATATTGCTGTACCGGCATGCCGCGATGATCGAGGGAGAGGGCGGTACGCTATCGCTCGCTTCGGCCGAGTTGATGGTCGAATCCGCGATCGACGAGTGCGAGCGGTTCTATCCGGTATTCCAGTTCGTCATGTGGGGCGGAAAGACGCCCAATGAAGCGCTTGCCGCAGCGATGACCGATACACAGGGCGAGGCATGA
- a CDS encoding MarR family transcriptional regulator, whose product MASPTPSASPLFLRETELRRGMELLYFGNSHLTRSIDRGLAAQGLGRAHHRALYFIARQPDMTVSELLGLLSITKQSLGRVLTELTDRGLIEVRPGERDRRQRLLRLSQEGSELEARLFDALRERLSAAYASAGQAAVGGFWAVLEGLIPEDERPRVESLRE is encoded by the coding sequence ATGGCCTCCCCGACTCCCTCCGCCTCACCCCTTTTCCTGCGCGAAACCGAACTGCGCCGCGGGATGGAACTGCTGTACTTCGGTAACAGCCATCTGACGCGCTCGATCGATCGTGGCCTGGCTGCACAAGGTCTTGGCCGGGCGCATCACCGCGCCTTGTATTTCATCGCGCGCCAGCCCGACATGACGGTAAGCGAACTGCTGGGTCTATTGTCGATCACCAAGCAATCGCTCGGTCGTGTGCTGACCGAATTGACCGACCGCGGTCTTATCGAGGTCCGGCCCGGAGAACGTGATCGTCGCCAGCGCCTGTTACGGCTGTCACAGGAAGGCTCCGAGCTGGAAGCAAGATTGTTCGATGCGCTGCGCGAACGCCTGTCGGCCGCCTATGCCAGTGCCGGTCAAGCCGCAGTTGGCGGCTTCTGGGCGGTGCTCGAAGGTCTCATACCCGAAGATGAACGTCCCCGGGTCGAAAGCCTCCGGGAATAG
- a CDS encoding accessory factor UbiK family protein: MQADNKMFDDFVKLVNGAAGTLAGVGREAEAGARSKAKEWIGGLDFVSRDEFDAVKAMAAAARDEADSLRARLDALEAKAAATPAATPSGA; this comes from the coding sequence ATGCAAGCCGATAACAAGATGTTCGATGATTTCGTCAAATTAGTGAATGGAGCCGCAGGCACGTTGGCCGGCGTTGGACGCGAAGCGGAAGCAGGCGCGCGATCGAAGGCAAAGGAATGGATCGGCGGTCTGGATTTCGTGTCGCGTGATGAATTCGATGCCGTAAAAGCGATGGCAGCGGCGGCTCGCGACGAGGCGGATTCGCTACGCGCGCGACTGGATGCTTTGGAAGCGAAGGCTGCAGCCACACCGGCTGCGACCCCGTCGGGAGCCTGA
- a CDS encoding DUF922 domain-containing protein yields the protein MKAAILAVSAFAAPVAAQPVSPFADIPGIAFAYYDVPGGTVVAIRSSIERLRLIDPNDRQGVDALSNWSWRWSWKVGAGGCDLAGATLSFEASVRMPRLSDRTAVPAQVLAHWDDYIAALERHEAWHVRNGYSGRAEIQAAIAGATCATADAAALAAVRRIGLRDQDYDRRTHHGIDEGATF from the coding sequence GTGAAGGCGGCAATTCTTGCAGTATCGGCGTTTGCCGCGCCGGTCGCCGCGCAGCCCGTCTCACCATTCGCCGATATCCCGGGCATCGCCTTCGCCTATTACGATGTGCCCGGTGGCACAGTGGTGGCGATCCGATCGAGTATCGAAAGGCTGCGTCTTATCGACCCGAACGATCGGCAAGGCGTCGACGCGTTGAGCAACTGGTCCTGGCGCTGGTCGTGGAAAGTCGGTGCCGGGGGGTGCGATCTGGCGGGCGCGACATTGTCGTTCGAAGCGTCGGTGCGCATGCCGCGCCTCTCCGACCGGACGGCGGTCCCCGCGCAAGTATTGGCGCATTGGGACGACTATATCGCCGCGCTCGAACGGCACGAGGCCTGGCACGTGCGCAACGGATATTCGGGACGCGCCGAAATACAGGCGGCGATCGCCGGCGCGACCTGCGCCACCGCGGACGCAGCGGCGCTGGCGGCGGTCAGGCGGATCGGCCTGCGCGATCAGGATTATGACCGGCGAACGCATCACGGCATCGACGAGGGCGCGACGTTCTGA
- a CDS encoding COX15/CtaA family protein produces MQNQSSAPAPARSVALQPATARPAAIATWLFVVAAMIVMIVMVGGITRLTESGLSITEWKPVSGVLPPLNQAQWQAEFDNYKRIPEYAQINSGMTLDGFKAIFFWEYVHRLLARLIGSVFALPLIWFAVRRQIPRGYGARLTAILALGGLQGVIGWWMVSSGLSVRTDVSHIRLAVHLITALVTLAGTVWTALDLRALARDPGARPAGLRPIAVLALGLLFVQILLGAFTAGLDAGYAFSSWPLMGDAMFPAGGWHAGWSATRNAIDNPIVVQFLHRWVAFAAAAGLVWLALRANAAGGKGAGHAIMTLVALQILLGIATLMTGVAIHVAVAHQVNAALLLIATTWAAHVVGRKSLVVS; encoded by the coding sequence ATGCAAAACCAGTCGTCCGCCCCTGCCCCCGCCCGGTCCGTCGCGCTCCAGCCAGCGACCGCGCGTCCGGCGGCGATCGCGACCTGGCTGTTCGTCGTCGCGGCGATGATCGTCATGATCGTGATGGTCGGCGGGATCACGCGGCTGACCGAATCCGGGCTGTCGATCACCGAGTGGAAACCGGTCAGCGGCGTGTTGCCGCCGCTCAACCAGGCGCAGTGGCAGGCGGAATTCGACAATTACAAGCGCATCCCGGAATATGCGCAGATCAACAGCGGCATGACGCTGGACGGGTTCAAGGCGATCTTCTTCTGGGAATATGTGCACCGGTTGCTGGCGCGGCTGATCGGGTCGGTATTCGCCTTGCCGCTGATCTGGTTCGCAGTGCGACGGCAGATTCCGCGCGGCTATGGGGCGCGGCTGACGGCGATCCTGGCGCTTGGTGGACTGCAGGGCGTGATCGGCTGGTGGATGGTCTCGTCCGGGCTGAGCGTCCGCACCGATGTCAGCCATATCCGGCTGGCGGTGCATCTGATCACGGCGCTGGTGACGCTGGCGGGGACGGTGTGGACGGCGCTCGACCTACGTGCGCTGGCGCGCGATCCGGGCGCGCGGCCGGCAGGTCTGCGGCCGATCGCGGTGCTGGCCTTGGGGTTGCTGTTCGTCCAGATCCTGCTGGGTGCGTTCACGGCGGGGCTGGATGCGGGCTACGCCTTTTCCAGCTGGCCGCTGATGGGCGATGCGATGTTTCCGGCCGGGGGATGGCATGCGGGGTGGTCGGCGACGCGCAATGCGATCGACAATCCGATCGTCGTGCAGTTCCTGCACCGCTGGGTCGCGTTCGCCGCGGCGGCGGGGCTGGTCTGGCTCGCGCTCCGGGCGAATGCGGCCGGGGGCAAGGGTGCGGGGCATGCGATCATGACGCTGGTGGCGTTACAGATTTTGCTGGGCATCGCGACGTTGATGACGGGCGTGGCGATCCATGTCGCGGTGGCGCATCAGGTAAACGCCGCGTTGCTGCTGATCGCGACGACCTGGGCAGCGCATGTCGTCGGGCGCAAAAGCCTCGTGGTATCCTGA
- a CDS encoding metallophosphoesterase family protein codes for MIRLFHVSDVHFGRENHAAVAWFESLVHTERPDAVVMTGDLTMRARSAEFDAGLAWLKRLGVPVTVEVGNHDLPLYNLFRRFLRPYHRYHKIERLIEKPLDLPGVAIVPLVTTVRFQFRNWSKGYVSGHQLRKTLRLIEAVPADRQIFIACHHPLIEADTQATSDTRRGQQAFEALARAGASAVLTGHVHDPFDVVHEVSGHKLRMIGAGTLSERTRAMPPSFNEIRIEDGSFDVVLRNFGEKADTVLPQEEAPA; via the coding sequence ATGATACGCTTGTTTCACGTCAGCGACGTCCATTTCGGGCGCGAGAATCACGCCGCCGTCGCCTGGTTCGAATCCCTCGTCCATACCGAACGCCCCGATGCGGTCGTCATGACCGGCGATCTTACGATGCGCGCACGCTCCGCCGAATTCGACGCCGGGCTCGCCTGGTTGAAGCGTCTCGGCGTGCCCGTGACGGTGGAGGTCGGCAATCACGATCTTCCGCTGTACAATCTCTTCCGCCGGTTTCTTCGGCCGTATCATCGCTATCACAAGATCGAACGCCTGATCGAAAAGCCGCTCGATCTACCGGGCGTGGCGATCGTGCCGTTGGTCACGACGGTGCGGTTCCAGTTCCGCAACTGGTCGAAAGGCTATGTGTCGGGTCATCAGCTCCGCAAGACGCTGCGCCTGATCGAAGCCGTCCCCGCGGACCGTCAGATCTTCATCGCCTGCCATCATCCCCTGATCGAAGCCGATACGCAGGCGACTTCGGATACGCGGCGCGGCCAGCAGGCGTTCGAGGCCTTGGCCAGGGCAGGGGCGTCGGCCGTCTTGACCGGCCACGTCCACGATCCGTTCGATGTCGTGCATGAGGTGTCCGGCCACAAACTCCGCATGATCGGTGCGGGTACACTCTCCGAACGCACCCGCGCCATGCCGCCCTCGTTCAACGAAATCCGCATCGAAGACGGCAGCTTCGACGTCGTACTCCGCAATTTCGGTGAAAAGGCGGATACGGTTCTTCCACAGGAAGAGGCACCCGCCTGA
- the proC gene encoding pyrroline-5-carboxylate reductase, protein MSLKRLWLIGCGNMGGAMLRRWIDTGHITANQVDVINRSDRVLPEGVRQARNLPDGPLPDMIMLGMKPQQLDEIARHHALRISGVPLLVSILAGVEESTLASRFDAGAIVRAMPNMPVAIGKGVVGLHSDSAADAVRSDVAALMTPLGLVEWVSDAGLFNAVTALAGSGPGFLYRFIEALAEGGAALGLPADQAQRLAVATVEGAGLMAAAANEEPAELADRVASKGGSTREGLNVLDADDALKRLVAATLSAAERRNAEMAAAAR, encoded by the coding sequence ATGAGCCTGAAACGCCTGTGGCTGATCGGCTGCGGCAATATGGGCGGCGCGATGCTGCGGCGCTGGATCGATACCGGACACATCACCGCGAACCAGGTGGATGTGATCAACCGTTCGGATCGCGTACTGCCAGAAGGCGTACGGCAGGCGCGGAACCTGCCCGACGGCCCGCTGCCCGACATGATAATGCTCGGCATGAAACCGCAGCAACTCGATGAAATCGCTCGGCATCATGCGCTTCGAATCTCGGGAGTGCCGTTGTTGGTCTCGATCTTGGCCGGAGTTGAAGAGTCGACGCTTGCCAGCCGGTTCGATGCAGGCGCGATCGTGCGGGCGATGCCGAACATGCCCGTCGCTATCGGTAAAGGCGTCGTCGGACTGCATTCGGATAGCGCTGCTGATGCAGTCCGTTCCGACGTTGCTGCGCTGATGACGCCACTGGGTCTGGTCGAATGGGTATCGGATGCGGGCCTGTTCAATGCGGTTACGGCTCTGGCGGGGAGCGGGCCGGGTTTCCTGTACCGTTTTATCGAGGCATTGGCGGAAGGTGGAGCGGCGCTCGGCCTCCCGGCGGATCAAGCGCAGCGGCTAGCCGTCGCAACCGTGGAGGGGGCCGGATTGATGGCCGCGGCGGCCAACGAGGAGCCGGCAGAGTTGGCCGACAGGGTAGCCAGCAAAGGCGGATCGACACGCGAAGGTTTGAACGTGCTCGACGCTGACGATGCGTTGAAGCGGCTGGTCGCGGCGACGCTCTCGGCTGCGGAACGGCGCAATGCGGAAATGGCTGCGGCGGCACGCTGA
- a CDS encoding Fur family transcriptional regulator: protein MASHHHHHEPQGTDLNKAAQATLEKSGEQWTAMRAQIFKALAGFEKPASAYDIAEAVSKSEGRRVAANSVYRILDLFVASNLARKVESANAYVANAHPDCLHDCIFLVCDSCGNTVHLDDDVITNGVRSAAEATGFSPIRPVIEVRGTCADCDAAN, encoded by the coding sequence ATGGCCTCGCATCATCATCACCACGAGCCGCAAGGCACCGATCTGAACAAGGCGGCCCAGGCCACGCTGGAGAAATCCGGCGAGCAATGGACCGCGATGCGCGCGCAGATCTTCAAGGCGCTGGCCGGGTTCGAAAAGCCCGCATCCGCCTACGACATCGCCGAAGCCGTCTCGAAATCGGAAGGCCGCCGCGTCGCCGCCAACAGCGTGTACCGCATCCTCGACCTGTTCGTGGCCTCCAACCTCGCGCGCAAGGTCGAAAGCGCCAACGCCTATGTCGCCAACGCGCATCCCGATTGCCTGCACGACTGCATCTTCCTGGTCTGCGACTCGTGCGGCAACACCGTCCATCTGGACGACGACGTGATCACCAACGGCGTGCGATCCGCCGCCGAAGCCACCGGCTTTTCGCCCATCCGCCCGGTCATCGAGGTGCGCGGAACCTGCGCGGATTGCGACGCGGCGAACTGA
- the dxs gene encoding 1-deoxy-D-xylulose-5-phosphate synthase has translation MSDVLTTPLLDTVDTPTDLRRLAPAQLRQLADELRSETISAVGVTGGHLGSGLGVVELTVAIHYVFDTPRDKLVWDVGHQCYPHKILTGRRDRIRTLRTGGGLSGFTKRSESEYDPFGAAHSSTSISAALGFAVANKLSDRPGKGIAVIGDGAMSAGMAYEAMNNARAAGNRLVVILNDNDMSIAPPVGGLSAYLARMVSSSEYLGLRNFAKKVTRKLPRLVHNAAEKAEEYARGMATGGTLFEELGFYYVGPIDGHNLDHLIPVLENVRDAADGPILVHVVTKKGKGYGPAEAAADKYHGVQKFDVITGAQAKAPPGPPQYQNVFGAALTSEAASDDRIVAITAAMPSGTGLDAFAKAYPDRFFDVGIAEQHAVTFAAGLAAQGMRPFCAIYSTFLQRAYDQVVHDVAIQNLPVRFAIDRAGLVGADGATHAGSFDVTYLATLPNFVVMAAADEAELVHMTHTCVQHDSGPIAVRYPRGNGTGVALPETPELLEIGKGRIVREGKKVAILSLGTRLAEALKAADALDAKGLSTTVADLRFAKPLDEAMIRRLLTTHEVAVTIEEGSVGGLGAHVLTLASDEGLIDGGLKLRTMRLPDLFQDQDKPELQYAAARLDADAIVDTVLTALRHNATGVVEGARA, from the coding sequence ATGTCTGACGTTCTTACCACGCCGCTGCTCGACACCGTCGATACCCCCACCGATTTGCGGCGCCTCGCGCCTGCGCAATTGCGGCAACTGGCGGACGAGCTTCGATCGGAAACGATTTCGGCGGTCGGCGTGACGGGGGGTCATCTGGGCTCGGGTCTGGGCGTGGTCGAACTGACGGTGGCGATCCACTACGTCTTCGATACGCCGCGCGACAAACTGGTGTGGGACGTCGGGCACCAATGCTATCCGCACAAGATCCTGACCGGCCGGCGCGACCGGATCCGTACGTTGCGCACCGGCGGGGGCCTGTCCGGCTTCACCAAGCGCAGCGAGAGCGAGTATGATCCGTTCGGCGCGGCGCATTCCTCGACCTCGATCTCGGCGGCGCTGGGTTTTGCCGTCGCCAATAAATTGAGCGACCGGCCCGGCAAGGGGATCGCGGTGATCGGCGACGGCGCGATGTCGGCGGGCATGGCCTATGAGGCGATGAACAATGCGCGCGCGGCGGGCAACCGGCTGGTCGTGATCCTGAACGACAACGACATGTCGATCGCGCCGCCGGTCGGCGGGCTGTCGGCCTATCTCGCGCGGATGGTGTCCTCCAGCGAGTATCTGGGCCTGCGCAACTTCGCCAAGAAGGTCACGCGCAAGCTGCCCAGGCTGGTCCACAATGCCGCTGAAAAGGCGGAGGAATATGCCCGCGGCATGGCAACCGGCGGCACCTTGTTCGAGGAACTGGGCTTCTATTATGTCGGCCCGATCGACGGCCACAATCTCGATCATCTGATCCCGGTGCTGGAGAATGTTCGCGATGCAGCGGACGGCCCGATCCTGGTCCATGTCGTGACCAAGAAGGGCAAGGGCTACGGCCCGGCGGAAGCCGCGGCGGACAAGTATCACGGCGTGCAGAAGTTCGACGTGATCACGGGGGCACAGGCGAAAGCACCGCCCGGACCGCCGCAATATCAGAACGTGTTCGGCGCAGCGCTCACCAGCGAGGCCGCGAGCGACGATCGCATCGTCGCGATCACCGCCGCCATGCCCTCGGGCACAGGGCTGGATGCGTTTGCTAAGGCCTATCCCGATCGCTTCTTCGATGTCGGCATCGCCGAACAGCATGCGGTGACGTTCGCGGCGGGCCTTGCGGCGCAGGGCATGCGGCCGTTCTGCGCGATCTACTCGACCTTCCTGCAACGTGCTTACGATCAGGTCGTCCACGACGTCGCGATCCAGAACCTGCCCGTGCGCTTCGCGATCGACCGCGCAGGGCTCGTCGGCGCGGACGGCGCGACGCATGCCGGGTCGTTCGACGTGACCTATCTTGCCACGCTCCCGAACTTCGTCGTCATGGCGGCGGCGGACGAGGCGGAACTGGTGCACATGACGCACACCTGCGTGCAGCATGACAGCGGGCCGATCGCGGTGCGCTATCCGCGCGGCAACGGTACGGGCGTCGCGCTGCCCGAGACGCCCGAACTGCTCGAGATCGGCAAGGGCCGAATCGTGCGCGAGGGCAAGAAGGTCGCGATCCTGTCGCTCGGCACGCGCCTCGCCGAGGCGCTGAAGGCCGCCGATGCGCTGGATGCCAAGGGGCTCAGCACGACGGTCGCCGACCTGCGCTTCGCGAAACCGCTGGACGAAGCGATGATCCGCCGCCTGCTGACGACCCACGAGGTCGCCGTGACGATCGAGGAAGGCTCGGTCGGCGGCCTTGGCGCGCACGTGTTGACGCTGGCCTCGGACGAGGGGCTGATCGATGGCGGGCTGAAGCTGCGCACGATGCGCCTGCCCGACCTGTTCCAGGATCAGGACAAGCCCGAGCTGCAATATGCCGCCGCCCGGCTCGATGCCGATGCCATCGTCGATACCGTCCTCACCGCGCTCCGCCATAACGCCACCGGCGTCGTGGAGGGCGCGCGGGCGTAA
- a CDS encoding RBBP9/YdeN family alpha/beta hydrolase produces MGSFSPFDPAQPTILTVPGLGGSGPSHWQTLWESARPDTVRVELGMWNTPHRNAWVTKLDQAIRQAQAPVILAAHSLGCLAVAWWAELTRQPYGWPVAGALLVAPADVDREQAQNELRAFGPTPTSPLPFPSIVVASTDDPWIDIDRAHSLAVGWGSHFIDAGAQGHLNAASGIGWWSEGQELLERVIAAASNGKGRARHPTDARSILAVNATDAAHEHYLGG; encoded by the coding sequence ATGGGAAGTTTTTCACCGTTCGACCCGGCCCAACCGACGATCCTGACCGTACCCGGACTGGGCGGATCGGGACCTTCACACTGGCAAACCCTATGGGAAAGCGCACGTCCGGACACCGTTCGCGTCGAATTGGGCATGTGGAACACGCCACATCGCAACGCCTGGGTGACGAAACTGGACCAGGCGATCCGCCAGGCACAGGCGCCCGTAATCCTCGCCGCGCACAGCCTGGGCTGCCTCGCGGTCGCATGGTGGGCGGAACTCACGCGCCAGCCTTATGGCTGGCCGGTCGCGGGCGCACTGCTGGTTGCGCCGGCGGACGTCGATCGCGAACAGGCGCAGAACGAGTTGCGGGCGTTCGGCCCGACGCCGACATCGCCGCTGCCCTTCCCCTCGATCGTGGTCGCCAGCACGGACGACCCCTGGATCGATATCGACCGCGCACACAGCCTTGCGGTGGGATGGGGCAGCCACTTCATCGATGCGGGCGCGCAAGGGCATCTGAACGCGGCCAGCGGTATCGGCTGGTGGAGCGAAGGGCAGGAATTGCTGGAACGCGTCATCGCCGCGGCGAGCAACGGAAAGGGCCGCGCACGGCACCCGACCGATGCGCGATCGATACTGGCGGTCAACGCGACCGACGCCGCACACGAACACTATCTGGGCGGGTAA
- the rpsI gene encoding 30S ribosomal protein S9 encodes MSDNRQSLSDLAGLTGQAPAQQNNGESTPVLAGDEYAPSAPVIEREPMPLREQIIDKQGRAYATGRRKDAVARVWLKPGTGKITINGRDQDVYFARPTLRLVINQVFGVTEREGAYDVVCTVKGGGLSGQAGAVKHGISQAITKYEPVLRAPVKAAGFLTRDSRTVERKKYGKAKARKSFQFSKR; translated from the coding sequence ATGTCCGACAACCGCCAGTCGCTTTCCGACCTCGCCGGCCTGACCGGCCAGGCCCCCGCCCAGCAGAATAACGGCGAGAGCACGCCGGTGCTCGCAGGTGACGAATACGCACCCTCGGCTCCCGTGATCGAGCGTGAACCGATGCCGCTGCGCGAGCAGATCATCGACAAGCAGGGCCGCGCCTATGCAACGGGCCGCCGCAAGGACGCCGTCGCTCGCGTGTGGCTGAAGCCCGGCACCGGCAAGATCACGATCAACGGCCGCGACCAGGACGTGTATTTCGCACGCCCGACGCTGCGTCTCGTCATCAACCAGGTGTTCGGCGTGACCGAGCGCGAAGGTGCGTACGACGTCGTCTGCACCGTCAAGGGCGGTGGACTGTCGGGCCAGGCCGGCGCCGTGAAGCATGGCATCAGCCAGGCGATCACGAAGTACGAGCCGGTCCTGCGCGCACCCGTCAAGGCAGCAGGGTTCCTGACCCGCGACAGCCGCACGGTCGAGCGTAAGAAGTACGGCAAGGCGAAGGCGCGCAAGAGCTTCCAGTTCTCGAAGCGCTAA
- a CDS encoding MerC domain-containing protein translates to MASRMQTNTLDWIESHADRWAIGLSGLCMVHCLTSAVLLALLSTAGGLLLNPLFHEIGLTIAIGLGILALGRGIVQHGYMMPASVGALGLGIMAGAMNLPHDGSSGETVWTLVGVGLLALGHDLNRRAVN, encoded by the coding sequence ATGGCGTCCCGGATGCAGACCAATACGCTCGACTGGATCGAGTCGCATGCCGATCGCTGGGCGATCGGCCTGTCGGGTCTGTGCATGGTGCACTGCCTGACCAGCGCGGTGTTGCTCGCGCTGCTGTCGACTGCGGGCGGCTTGTTGCTCAATCCGCTTTTCCACGAAATCGGCCTGACGATCGCGATCGGGCTGGGCATCCTCGCGCTCGGGCGCGGCATCGTCCAGCATGGCTATATGATGCCCGCCTCGGTCGGCGCGCTCGGACTGGGCATCATGGCCGGTGCGATGAACCTGCCGCATGACGGTTCCAGCGGAGAGACGGTCTGGACCCTGGTCGGCGTCGGCCTGCTCGCACTCGGCCACGATCTCAATCGCCGCGCGGTGAACTGA